The Alteromonas macleodii ATCC 27126 genome segment CGATAACTGAGAAGGGCTTTTTAATCATCAATGCGTATCCAAATTCAAGCTTGTCTTTGCTAACACCTAAAAATCATACTTTCGAGCTGCTGGTTACAGTAAGAATAGTAAAGAAACAGGAAAACGTATGAAAAGTCAGCTTTTTTTATTTTTTTAACCGAGCGCTTGATAAATGCGAGTGGTATCTTCGAGCGTTGTTTGACCAGCATATCATTTAGCTTGTCGTTACTGTAGGGGGATTCCTAATATGACTTATTGTTACTGCTGCTTTTTTATTTTCAACAGAAATGTTTGTAAGCGGCTTTCACTGTCTACGGCTCCAATTTGCTTTATAATTCCTGACGTAAAGGAGAAAAAACGTGAATGAATATGCTCGGTATTTTAACGGCTACCCTTCAACTATTGTGGAGCAAGCCTTACAGCTCATTTCCAGCAATCGGCTACAGCGTTATTTACTAAAAAATACCCAGAGGCCCATGATATAACCACCGACAAATTGCTGTATCAGTACGCGACGGAATTAAAAAAGCGATACTTAAAAAATGCGCCACCGTTTGGGCGCGCCGCGTTTAAAAAGCAAGGTGATATGATAACTAACGCGCTAGGTACGCATACTTACCGTATGCAGGGTAAAACGCGCAAACACGACTTGGCCATTAATAACGATTTACTCTATGCCCCAGAGGCCTTGTTAAAAGCCCTTGTAGTGCATGAACTGGCGCACTTTAAAGAAAAGACCACAATAAAGCCTTCTATAAACTTTGCTGCTATATGGAGCCAGATTATCATAACTAGGCTGGATTTACGCTTGTTCTGTGTGGCCGTATCAATGGGAGAAAATCCGTACACGTAACATGTGAACGCCTCATCAGGTGTCGCTATGTTTAAACCCATGTTGAGTACAATTGTCGTGTGCTTGCTATAACTAAATTAAAGCCCAAGCGCTGGAATTAACGAGGAGTATTAATGAGCATTGCTAAAATTATGTCTACGCGGGTGGTTAGCGTGCACATGGATGACAGTTTACAGTCATTGCGCGAGCTCTTTGCTGCTACGGGGTTTCATCATTTGGTCGTGGTGCATGACAATAAGCTGCAGGGGATTATATCTGACAGAGACTTGATGAAATCGATTAGTCCTTTTGTAGATACCCTAAGCGAACGAAAGCTTGATCGCGCTACATTGGATAAAAAAGCGCACCAAATCATGACTCGTGAAGTCATTACACTTAACCCAAGTGACTCTGTTTATTCGGCTATTGAGCTTTTTAATACCCATAAAATTTCCTGCATTCCTATTATCGACACGAAAAGGCATCCAGTAGGAATGGTGTCGTGGCGCGATGTGATGAAGTTTATGCAAAGTAGGGTAGAGGCAAAGCGTTAGGTCGGTACTCGTATGTTATTAATAGTGAACACCGCTTTAAAGGGGAGTGGTCTCTCTACCTGCGTTTATAAATTGCGGTAAAGAGACCGTTAGTTTTAAAGCGTTAGCTTTTGCGGTAGCTGACTTTAAACAGCAAACTGTAGAGTACGGGCACAGCGATAAGTGTAAGTACCGTCGCAAAGGCCAGGCCACCCATAATGGTCACTGCCATATCGGCAAAGAAGGCGTCGAACAGCAGCGGCGCCATACCTAAAATGGTCGTTACCGCCGCCAGTGAAACAGGGCGTACACGGCTGATCGTAGCGTCAACAATCGCTTGGCGAATGGCTAAGCCTTCTTCTATCTGAAGGTCAATTTCTTCAATAAGTACAATAGCGTTCTTAATAAGCATGCCAAACAAGCTTAAAAAGCCGAGTAGCGACATAAAGCCAAACGGCATATCGGTACCCAATAAACCAGAGACTACACCAACAATAGCCATAGGTACTACAAGCCAGATAATCAGCGGCTGACGAGCATGACCGAATAGCAACACTGAGATAATAAACATGACTAGGAAGCCAGCAGGCAAGCCAGCGCCCAGCGCTTTTTGTGCATCGCTAGAGCTTTCAAATTCGCCACCCCATTCTAATGAATATCCAGCTGGAAGTTCTATGTCTTCAATAAGTGGGCGGATTCTCGCTAACGCTTTGGCTGCAGTTTCATCGTCACCCGGCTCAGCTTCTACCGTAATGGTGCGAACGCGGTCGCGACGGTGAATACGCATTTCTTCGGTCATTAACTCCAAGCCCTGAGATACCTGCGTGAAAGGCACATACTGGCGCTGTTGCGTAGACCATACTTGTGATTCACGTATTGATTGAAGCTCGGTATCTTCAGCCTTACCCATCTTTGCAATAATGTTGTAAGCATAATCACCGTCTTGCACCGTACCTAGCTGAACGCCGCTACTTGCATACTGTATGGTCTGGCTAAAGTCACTATGCGAAACGCCAGCAATCCCTGCGTTGTAGTTGTCAAATTGCGTATTAATGGCAAAGCCTTTTTCACGCCAGTTATGTCGAACGTCTTTCACTTGTCCGTCAGCAAAAAGCAGTGCTTTGGCTTCATCCGCCAGTTCGCGAAGTACCTCAGTATCAGGGCCTGAAAAACGGGCCTCAAGTTTTGCACCAGAGCCAGGGCCAAACTGCATGCGTTCCATATAAAAGCTAGCGTCGAAGTCCAGGTCGGTAAGCTTACTCGAAAGCGCACTTTGAATAGCCGGAATATTATCAAGTTCATTCGCACGAACCATGAAAAAGGCATAGTTTTCGTTAGCACTTTTAGGTGCATAAGTTAGGGTGAAACGATCGGCGCCTTGCCCTATAAAGGTGGTTACAGCCGTGACGTTTTCCATTCCCAAAATACGAGCTTCAGCTTCTTTTGCAATGACTTCAGTGGCACGTATATCTCTATCTTGCGGGCCCCAATAATGCACAAAGAACAGCGGCGCGTTTGACGGAGGGAAGAAGCCTTGTTTTACCATGCCAAAACTTCCATAAGCCACGATAGTAATAACAAACAGTGCACCAATGGTTACCCAACGAAGCTTAAGTGCGCCTAAAAGTGCACGCTTAAACCAGCGTTGTGATGCAGAGAGTTCGTTACCTGTGGATTGCCCAATACCTTTGCGGTAAAAATATGCGCCAAGCACGGGCACCAAGGTTACCGCTAATACCCAACTTATCATGAGGGAGACCAATACTACGGCAAACAATGAATAAAGAAACTCGCCTGTAGCATCGTTTGAAAGGCCTATGCCTGAAAAAGCCGCAATACCGATAACGGTTGCGCCAAGTAAGGGCCACTGCGTTCGCTTAACAATAAAGCTGGCTGATTCTTTGGCTGTAGAGCCGGTGGCCATGCGCAGCATCATCCCCTCAGCAACTACGATAGCGTTATCTACCAGCATACCCATGGCGATAACCATGGCACCAAGTGATATCCTTTGAAGCTGAATATCCATAAGCCACATGATTAGAATAGTACCTAGTACGGTGACAAGAAGCACAGAGCCAACTACCACGCCTGAGCGCCATCCCATGAACAAACATAGCGTTAAGGTAACAACCGCCACCGACATAACGAGGTTATTAATAAAGCCAGTAACCGATTCGTCGACGACTGAGGCCTGATCGTAAATAGGCGTAAGCGTAATACCGACAGGCAGTTCTTGAAGCAGCTTTTCTACTTTTGCGTTAACGCGCTCGCCCACATCAACAATGTTAACGTCGGTCAACGCTGATACTGAAAGCGTAAGTGCTTCTTCGCCGTTGTAGCGTACATGAACGGGCTGTATGTCGGCAGGCTCTAACTTTAGCGTGGCAATATCAGCAACCCGAAGGGAACGGTTTGTGCCAGGCACTACCACTGACAGATTAGATATTTCTTCTAGTCTGTCTGGTGCGCGCTCTACAATTAGGCGCACATTTTTTTCGTCAACTTTAATACGACCGCCGTTGAACGGGCGCAGGTTGTCTTCAAAAAGAGAGGCGAGATCAGGAAATGAAATGCCTAAGCCCGCGAGTTGATAAGGGTTGATATAGGCCACTATCTGTTCTTTTTGAACGCCAGTTACATTTACCTTGGCAACGCCTTCAGTAGTAAGTAGGTCACGTCGAATAATGCGGGCGAATTCTCGAAGCTCCCGAGTATCGAAATCAGGTGCGCTTAACGCGTAATAAAGCCCGTAAACGTCACCGAAATCATCAAATACCACTGGGTTTTGTGCCCCCGTTGGCAACGAGCTTGCGGTGTCGCGAAGTCGCTTTCTCAACTCATCCCAAATCTGTGGCAAGAGGTTACTGTCGTAAGTACTCTTAACTTCAACGGTAATCTCTGAAAGGCCCGGCGATGAAACTGACGTCACTTCCTTTAACTGCGGCATTTGCTGAATGGCAATTTCCAAGCGTTCAGTGACTTCACGTTCTACCTTTTCAGCACTGGCTCCAGGATAGTTGGTGTATACCTTTACCTGTTTGATAGTAAACGCAGGGTCTTCTAAGCGACCAATTTTACTCATAGCCAAAACGCCGCCTAAAAGCAGGATGACTACCATTAGCCAAATGTTGACGGGCTTATCAATTGAATAGCGTGCGATATCCATAAATTACTTCTCTCCTTGGTAAGGAAGCACTTTCATGTCTGCACGCATTTGTGTTGCTCCAGCAGCAACCACTTGCTGGCCAAGGGTGATTTCGCCCTGGCTCTTAGCCTCAATAATCGCTAGCTCATTTTCAATATGCTTAACGTTTACAGCTTGCTTGGCCACTGAACTTGTTTCATTGTTATATACCCACACTGCAAAGCCTGAGTCCTTGTCACCTACAAGTGCTCTTACTGGCACAACAAAGCCTTCTGGATAAAGGCTACCTTGTAGGCTGACTTTTACCACTGCGCGCGCGCCCGGTGTTAGGGGGAGTTCTTCGCGAGGCTCCATGGCAAACACCACTTCATAAGTTTGCGACACAGGATCAGGTTGGGTAGAGTGCTCTACATAGTTCACCGGATACCACTGACTGCGATTGGTGGCTAATGTGGCGCTGGCTTGTTTTATCCCACGGCCAATATTGGCAGTAAGTAAGCGCTCAGGAACATTAATGTTGAAGTATATTTTAGATACATCTTGCAGGCGAGCAATCGGCGTACCTGCGGCAACAAAACTGTTATTTTCAACAAGTCGTTGAGATACCTTTGCATCAAAAGGAGCATATAGCTGTGTGTAGCTCAAATCTTGCTCTGCATTTTTTAAGTCGATAACTGCTAGTTCGTAAGATGTTTTTGCAGTATCCAGAGAGCTCTGTGCAACTAGCTTTTGAGCGAACATTTTCTCAATTCTATCAAGCTCTCGTTTGGCCTGATCAAGTCGTGTCGTAGACTCGTCCACGCGTCTTTCGAATGGTTTACGATCAATAGTGGCCAGTAACTTGCCTTTATTGATATCACTGCCTGTCACCAAGTCGGTCTGGATAAGGCGACCTGAAACTTCAAAGCTTAAATCGACGGTTTTCACTGCCGATACAACGGCAGGGAAAGTGAATTCGTCAAAGTCTGGAATGTTGCTAACCGTAGCGAGTTTGACATAACGAGGTGCAACGTTTGCTTGTTGCTCGGCAGGCTCTTCGGAAGAACATGCACTTAAAGTGGAAACCGATAAAACGCTTAAAAATAAAATGTGAGAGAATCGCATCATGGACATAGGTGTATGTAATCCATAGTCAGGGTAATTAAAGTATAGATGTGTAAACCCCAGGTAGTGATGGTATGCACAACGGCAGCAAAGATAGTCATTACCTAAAGTAAACTGGTGAGTGCATTTTAGTGCGGTCGCATTGAAAAGTAAACTGTTCGGTGTAAAATGATCGGGTTAATGTAGCGGATAACTAATTTTGAGAATTTCCATATGGTAGGCAACACACGTACGCGTAGCGACATCAAACGCGAAGCCATTATTCAGGCAGCAACACAGGCGTTCCAAGAGTTTGGCGTAAACGGCACAAGCATGGATAAGCTGGCTGAACTGGCAAATGTGTCAAAGCGCACTGTGTACAATCACTTTTCTACAAAAGAAGAGCTGGTGATGCATTTGGTTACGCAGCAGTGGCAAACAGCTATTTTAAATATTAATAAAAAGTACGATGCTACGCTTCCGCTAGACGAGCAGCTAGAAGACCTTATTTTGCAAGACATTGAGTTTATGGTGAGTGAATCACACCTCGATTTAGCTCGGGTTGCGATTGGCCACTTCTTCTACGAGCCGGAAAAGCTAAAAGATGAAGTTGCGCAATTAAAAGCCCAAGAGACGGCTATGCACCGCTGGTTAAAGGATGCCAAAGCCGACAATAA includes the following:
- a CDS encoding CBS domain-containing protein gives rise to the protein MSIAKIMSTRVVSVHMDDSLQSLRELFAATGFHHLVVVHDNKLQGIISDRDLMKSISPFVDTLSERKLDRATLDKKAHQIMTREVITLNPSDSVYSAIELFNTHKISCIPIIDTKRHPVGMVSWRDVMKFMQSRVEAKR
- a CDS encoding efflux RND transporter permease subunit codes for the protein MDIARYSIDKPVNIWLMVVILLLGGVLAMSKIGRLEDPAFTIKQVKVYTNYPGASAEKVEREVTERLEIAIQQMPQLKEVTSVSSPGLSEITVEVKSTYDSNLLPQIWDELRKRLRDTASSLPTGAQNPVVFDDFGDVYGLYYALSAPDFDTRELREFARIIRRDLLTTEGVAKVNVTGVQKEQIVAYINPYQLAGLGISFPDLASLFEDNLRPFNGGRIKVDEKNVRLIVERAPDRLEEISNLSVVVPGTNRSLRVADIATLKLEPADIQPVHVRYNGEEALTLSVSALTDVNIVDVGERVNAKVEKLLQELPVGITLTPIYDQASVVDESVTGFINNLVMSVAVVTLTLCLFMGWRSGVVVGSVLLVTVLGTILIMWLMDIQLQRISLGAMVIAMGMLVDNAIVVAEGMMLRMATGSTAKESASFIVKRTQWPLLGATVIGIAAFSGIGLSNDATGEFLYSLFAVVLVSLMISWVLAVTLVPVLGAYFYRKGIGQSTGNELSASQRWFKRALLGALKLRWVTIGALFVITIVAYGSFGMVKQGFFPPSNAPLFFVHYWGPQDRDIRATEVIAKEAEARILGMENVTAVTTFIGQGADRFTLTYAPKSANENYAFFMVRANELDNIPAIQSALSSKLTDLDFDASFYMERMQFGPGSGAKLEARFSGPDTEVLRELADEAKALLFADGQVKDVRHNWREKGFAINTQFDNYNAGIAGVSHSDFSQTIQYASSGVQLGTVQDGDYAYNIIAKMGKAEDTELQSIRESQVWSTQQRQYVPFTQVSQGLELMTEEMRIHRRDRVRTITVEAEPGDDETAAKALARIRPLIEDIELPAGYSLEWGGEFESSSDAQKALGAGLPAGFLVMFIISVLLFGHARQPLIIWLVVPMAIVGVVSGLLGTDMPFGFMSLLGFLSLFGMLIKNAIVLIEEIDLQIEEGLAIRQAIVDATISRVRPVSLAAVTTILGMAPLLFDAFFADMAVTIMGGLAFATVLTLIAVPVLYSLLFKVSYRKS
- a CDS encoding efflux RND transporter periplasmic adaptor subunit, which translates into the protein MMRFSHILFLSVLSVSTLSACSSEEPAEQQANVAPRYVKLATVSNIPDFDEFTFPAVVSAVKTVDLSFEVSGRLIQTDLVTGSDINKGKLLATIDRKPFERRVDESTTRLDQAKRELDRIEKMFAQKLVAQSSLDTAKTSYELAVIDLKNAEQDLSYTQLYAPFDAKVSQRLVENNSFVAAGTPIARLQDVSKIYFNINVPERLLTANIGRGIKQASATLATNRSQWYPVNYVEHSTQPDPVSQTYEVVFAMEPREELPLTPGARAVVKVSLQGSLYPEGFVVPVRALVGDKDSGFAVWVYNNETSSVAKQAVNVKHIENELAIIEAKSQGEITLGQQVVAAGATQMRADMKVLPYQGEK
- a CDS encoding TetR/AcrR family transcriptional regulator, producing the protein MVGNTRTRSDIKREAIIQAATQAFQEFGVNGTSMDKLAELANVSKRTVYNHFSTKEELVMHLVTQQWQTAILNINKKYDATLPLDEQLEDLILQDIEFMVSESHLDLARVAIGHFFYEPEKLKDEVAQLKAQETAMHRWLKDAKADNKLAFDDLDRVVDEIDSLVKGQCFWPQLFKIEDSLSDNDKKSLAKNTVALILSRYAVV